Part of the Candidatus Omnitrophota bacterium genome is shown below.
CCGCTTATGATGCCATCCGCGCGGCCTTTCCCGCGGGCACCGTGAGCGGCGCGCCCAAGGTGCGCGCCATGGAGATTATTGACGAACTGGAACAGACCAAGCGCGGTCCTTACGCAGGTCTTGTGGGTTACTTTAGTTTTAGCGGGAATTTTGACAGCTGTATTACCTTGCGCACTATTTTGATGAAGGACAAGAAGGCCTACGTGCAAGCGGGCGCCGGTATTGTGGCGGACTCCAAGCCTGACAGGGAATATGAAGAGACTGTGAACAAGGCCAAGGCCATGGTGCGCGCGATCGAGGCGGCGCATGAGTCCGCTTAGAAGGTGTCAGGCACCACAGTCTGTATAGGATGCTTCGCAAGTGGTGCCTGATACCAGAGTCAGTAAGGTGCCTGATACCAGAGTGATAAACCTATGATCCTTATGCTCGACAACTACGACAGTTTTACCTACAACCTCGTCCAATATCTGGGCGAGCTCGGGGAGAAGCTCGAAACGCGGCGCAACGACAAAACCACGGTGGAGGAAATCCGGCGCCTGGCCCCCCGGCAGATTGTGATTTCGCCCGGACCGGGCGGGCCCAAAGACGCGGGCATTAGCTTGCAGCTCATCAAAGAGCTGGGAGGCGAGATCCCTATCCTGGGCGTTTGCCTGGGGCACCAGTGTATTTCCGAGGCCTTTGGCGGAAGAATCGTGCGGGCCAGCCGCATCATGCACGGGAAGACTTCGGAAATCCGCCACAAGGGCCGGAGCTTGTTCGAGGGATTGCCCGAGCCTTTTGCGGCCACGCGCTATCACTCCTTGATTTTGGACAAAGACAGTGTGCCTGAGGCACTCGAAGTGACCGCCTGGACGGATCAGGGCGAAATCATGGGCGTGCAGCACAAGAGCCTGCCCATTTGGGGCGTGCAGTTTCATCCCGAGTCCATTCTCACAACAGTGGGGAAGGACATGCTCCGGAATTTTTTGAGGATAGCAGACTCAGCAAGGTGTCAGGCACCACGCGTCATTGCGAGCCGCAGGTGAAGCAATCTTTGTTCCGCAAAGATCCCTTCGCTTCGCTCGGGATGACGCTACGCTTCGCTCGGGATGACGCCCATGCGTCACTCGGGATGACGCACACGCATCATTTGAATGACTGAGGACAACCCTCATTCCCGTGAAGACGGGAATCTAATAGAGAGGCTGAAGTGACTGAACCCGACAACAAAACCCAACCCGAATCCGCGGCCGGGCAACCAATGCCCGCATCTGAGCCGGCGCAGCCTGAGCCAAAGCTCATTCCCATGAAGAAATTTGCCAAAATCGATCTCCGTATCGCCCAAGTGCTGGAGGCCTCCTTCCATCCTGACGCGGACAAGCTCCTGGTCCTCAAAGTGGATTTGGGAGAAGAGGCCCCGCGCCAGCTCGTGGCCGGGATCCGCTCCGACTACGGGCCCGAGGCACTGGTGGGCCGCCAGGTTGTGGTGGTGGCCAATCTTCAGCCCGCCACAATCCGGGGGGTGGAGAGCCGGGGAATGATCCTCGCCGTACGGGACACGGAGGGGATTGCCCTGTTGGCTCCGGACCGGCCCAAAGCGCTGGGCTCCCGGGTTTCCTAACCGAATAGTGGGGACTTAGTATTGTTTAAGCCCCGCCAATAAGTATTGTGTCCCCAGATAAAAAACTTACATGCTTCATATTGACCCAGCCTTTGTTCCCTTATATACTTGAGTAGTACTTTTGCAATTCTTTTACTCACTCTGCAGGTAAACAATGATGTAAAATATCTTTAAAGGGGAAATTGGGACGCAATATTGATTAATTTTCGCCAATAAGTATTGTGTCCCCGGATACATATGAACCGGCTTATCTCCTTGTGGCTAGCGCAGATATTTCTGCTGACCTCCGTGGGTATCGGGTGGGCGGCGCCGACTTCGGGGCGCCTGTTCAAACGGCCCCAGCGGGTAGCTTTGCTCCAGCCGGCTGAGCTCAGCCCTTCGCCTGTGGCCGGCTTTGAGTCCGTGCCCTCGGCCCCGGAGCGCATTGAGGTCCTGGGCAACGCGGCCGGGCTCCGGTCTCCTTTGCCCCCGGCATCAGAACTCCGGATTCCCGCTCAATTCGCCCGCCGCATCCAAAGTTTTCAAGGCAAGACCGATCGTTTGGTTGTTCACATCCAGGATTTGCACACCCATGCCGAGGCCCAGCGCAATTCGGCTTCCCTGATTCAATCTCTTGTTGAGAATCATGACCTTGCGTTGATTTGTGTGGAAGGCGCGATGGGTTATGTGGATCCTTCCGTGCTCGCCGCTTGTGCGGATGCTGATTTGCGCCGCTGCCTTTCCGATGTCCTGCTCGATGCCGGCGAGATCACGGGGGAAGAGTATCTCGCCTTTACCGAGCGGCCGTCCATGTTGATTTGGGGCGTGGAGGATCCGGATCTCTATTTTCGCAACGGGCTTCTGTACCAAATCAACCTGCTTTTGCAACCCGGGATCGATCCGGTCTTGGCTGAAATGGAGCAAGCGTTGAGCGCTTTGAAGTCCGCGTATTTTTCACGCGCTCTCCAAGACTTGGATGCCCGGCGCACGGCGTTCGAGGCAGGGGACTTTCCGCTCGAAGATTATCTCAAGCTTCTCAACACGCGCGCCCGGGAAACCGGAGTGCTTGTGCAGGGCGCGGACAGCCCCTATCCGAACCTGTCCCGGCTTCTTGAAGCTTCCGCCTACGAAGCAGAGCTCGATTCCGAAACGCTCAAGAAAGAACTCCAGCAGTTTTTGCAGAAGGCCACGGTGGTATTGAGTGAAGCCTC
Proteins encoded:
- the metG gene encoding methionine--tRNA ligase subunit beta gives rise to the protein MPASEPAQPEPKLIPMKKFAKIDLRIAQVLEASFHPDADKLLVLKVDLGEEAPRQLVAGIRSDYGPEALVGRQVVVVANLQPATIRGVESRGMILAVRDTEGIALLAPDRPKALGSRVS
- a CDS encoding aminodeoxychorismate/anthranilate synthase component II, translating into MILMLDNYDSFTYNLVQYLGELGEKLETRRNDKTTVEEIRRLAPRQIVISPGPGGPKDAGISLQLIKELGGEIPILGVCLGHQCISEAFGGRIVRASRIMHGKTSEIRHKGRSLFEGLPEPFAATRYHSLILDKDSVPEALEVTAWTDQGEIMGVQHKSLPIWGVQFHPESILTTVGKDMLRNFLRIADSARCQAPRVIASRR